CAGTGGTCAGCGCTGCCCTCTGCTGTGTGTCTGACGTCCTCCAGCTCCTAACACTAATAACACACCGGAAGCAGCTAGTCACGCTCTAGCTAGCACACTGCACACTTCCAGGAGTGTTGAGACGCGTCAGAGCTCAAGCGTCCCGCTACCTTCGAGCTGTTTTAGGGAACGCCGAGGTGTGAGGATCCACGGAAGCCACAGCGACTGAGATTAGACTCTGTTCATCAAGAGACAaacctctcacacacacgctcctGCGCTGACACcggctcaaacacacactcacgtcTTCGGTGGGAAGAACCTGCAGGGAATAAATCCACTCGATTAAACCAGGCTTGTCCACGAGATCCAGAGCATCGAGAGCATCGAGAGCATCGAGACCCGGCAGAGAGAAGAACACGATCGTGAGCCTGCAGAAGAAACACACATCAGGAGAAGCGTGTTTCAGAGATCTGGACCTCACACCGGCCGCTGAACCAGTGCTTTTAGTCAAAACAGACTGGTCATGGATATAAACCGACTGTAGGAAACCGATCAGACGAGAACATCCAGATCCACGAGGCTGAAGTGTTTAACTGTCGCTTAACAAACCAACACATCAGCTGAAGAAATATCCTTCCTAAAGACTTTCAGGAGACAAAAAGAATCCATATAAAAGCTTCTAGTAGATATGAGAGAAATACTGTTCTGACCCACATACAGCTCACTGACCTCTACACCGGTCACAATAACATTTAACAGTGGAAACGGTTCTTCCTCGAGTGTTTTGGACAGTAAACACGGTTTAACTTCCTCTTCCAGGACGTTCAGAGGGAATCAAACACAAGAGACATGTCCTAAAGTCATATATTCCTCTCTAAAACACAGGTCATGAGCTGACTACACACCTGCTCTCATCTGAGCTCTGAAACATACAATACAGCAAACGACTTAAAAAAACAACTTCAGACcattacaaaaaatattcaaggcatttaactactttaatgattttatattactataatttttaaTGAGCTCATTAGTTAGTACAGATAATTTCAATAACACGAAAGAAAATGGTTTCAAATATTGCCATGTatcctttaaatatttttcaatgaaGTATTACTTTAAAAGAGACgagtaaaaactaaattaagcACTTCTTATTGGCCGGATTTATTAGTTTATCACAGTTAATAAAGCTGCTTTCCTCTTTAGTACAAACACTGAACACGAGACGAAGCTGAACTCAGACTAAACCCTTCTCTTAAACCTGAGACTGTCCCCATCAGAAGTGATGCACCATGATCGACTCCAATACAGATCTGGTATCGTTTTATTCTTTACAACAACATAAGATAGAATACATGAACAAGTGTGTGATCTATTACAGGTCAAACTCTCTGCACTCATTTAAGATCAGAGACAATCACGATCCAGAAAAGAAACAGAATGATCAGACTTGAGCTTCCTGAATCTGTTCTCCATGAATGATGTGTGAATGAGACGCAGTTCCTCTCTCGGACAGCAGGGGGAGCAGGGTGTGTGTGGATCCTGTGACAGACGCGAGTGAATGACAGTAGCCCCAAAGCTGCCCACTCCTCTACTACACTCAGAAGTGTGTACTCTTGCTGcaccaggagagagagagagagagagagagtgttctcCGTTACCTTCTGGTCTCCTGTGGCGCGTATCTCTCGGGCAGCACGTGCAGGCAGCGCTGGAAGAAACGCACGTGCAGCGCGCGCAGAAAATCTATCTGTTCGTGGTCAAAATCCGCCATCCTCGCACAGAAGAAACACGGTCAACGCGCCGCTTCCGCTTCCGCTGCACGAACACGCGGCAAAATAAGAGTCCGGCGCTGCTGCTTTAATTCTCAATGACTTACAACCAGACGCGCTGTGATGTATAACATGTTTAATTAAACTGATTCCACCATTATCTTGAATTGAAACTTCATTTAAAATGCAACATTTCAACACATTTGTTTCCAGTTCATTGGGTTGGTTTTTGAAGCGGTGCAGTGAAGCTCCATCACGAGTCTTGTCTCCATGAAGGAACAGCTCTGAGGAGAAAACACCATCATCTCAGACCAGAGGAATAATAACTGTGCACTTCAGATCAAAGCCCTGTGTCTACagctaatgtgtgtgtttgtgtggaataTTTAGCAATATTGTCAGTAAGTCACAGTTTAAACATCTGCGTTCAGGAGAAGTTCCTGTGCTTTACAATGAAATGATCATGTGACTGTATTATGTTGAACATTGAAAAGATTGTTGTGTCTGTTCGTTTGTTAACGAGGGGTTTGTGGACACATTAATGTTTTTAGATTCagggaaaatgtttttattctgaAGTGAATCTGCATAATTAGATCCTTGGGGTAAGATGGGCCACCAAAATTGGCACAGAATAACtaatctattatttttaaatgtaatactttgAAATGTTGATTCATCAGCATCACTGTACGCAGGCTAGACGTCCAGCTAAATATGTTGTAATGTAAAGGTACATGCAGATGGTTTCTGGTTGTTCTGTACCTGTGGAAGATCTGAAACACGGGTCCGGTTCCGGACGGGCCGATCTCTTTCGTGCGCTCTTCCCAAACTTTAGTGAACTTCCAGAGTCTGGACGGATCCCTGCTGACCTCCACCTGATCACAGATTGGgaggaaaaatacattttctgtggCCAAAATAATTATATGCTACCTATATGTTGTAAACAGTGAAACTCAATGACATGTctgtttgaaaaaacaaaacgtaATGAGTTTTATTATTTCAGGGTCAAGTCAATATATTTCCAATCTTACATTAGCCTATAATTACATAAATGCAAACATGGATAGAAAAGTCTGTCAGAGATCAAACTAGATTTATagttatttgatgttttatatatatattgtaatactGAATGTTACATGTTCACACATTATAGACAATAAattgagtttttctttaaatatgaaatatgtgaaTGTATTTCCTTGAATTGAAACAGagggcaaaatatattttttgtatttgtaaaatatatatatataaaaattgcaaaaacattggtagaaaataaatgtatataaatatattttgcaactttatgcaaatatagtatgggatgtctcTTCAGCAAACCTTTTCCTTCAGTTTGTCCAGTGTCCTCTGCCGCtcgctctcctcctcctctttgctCTGTTTCTCCTGGAGTTTCTCCTCGAGGCGTCGTGAGTCCTGACGAGAGAAGGACAGAATAACGGAGTAGCAGAGAGAATACGAGAGACTCAAACACACAGAGCTGGTCTCACTCGCTCCTGGAAGCGTCTGATGCCTTCAGCCGCCTGCCGCTGCCGCTCCTGTCTCTCCGCCTGCTCCTGCGCCTCCTCCTCCAGCAGACGCAGCTCCTCCTGCTCCTTCTTCTGCTGGGCGTGTGCCTCCACCAGGAGCTTGACCTCCAGCTGTCTCCGCCGCTCTTCTGTGTCTCTCCTCCGCTGCAGGATCTGGTCTCTGAGCCGCTGCTCTCGCTCCTCTTCTCTCTGCTGTGTCCTGCGCCTCCTCCAAGCCTCCAGACGCTCCGACGCCTCCCTGCGCTCCTCCTCCTGCTTCTGCTTCAGAAGACACCGGGCCTCGTCCTCCTGCGGCTCCTCGTCTCTGTCCCGCTGCAGCTCACGCTCTCTCCGCTTGGACGCTCTCCACTTGCGGATGGCCTGTGGACAAACAAACACGTGTGAGTCATatcacagaaacactgatcacagaaacaccgatcacaaaaacaccgatcacagaaacagaaacactgatcacagaaacaccgatcacagaaacaccgatcacagaaacaccgatcacagaaacaccgatcacagaaacactgatcacagaaacactgatcacagaaacactgatcacagaaacactgatcacagaaacaccgatcacagaaacaccgatcacagaaacagaaacactgatcacagaaacactgatcacagaaacactgatcacagaaacactgatcacagaaacaccgatcacagaaacaccgatcacagaaacagaaacactgatcacagaaacaccgatcacagaaacaccgatcacagaaacagaaacaccgatcacagaaacagaaacactgatcacagaaacacagatcacagaaacaccaatcacagaaacagaaacaccgatcacagaaacactgatcacagaaacaccgatcacaaaaacaccgatcacagaaacactgatcacagaaacactgatcacagaaacaccgatcacaaaaacaccgatcacagaaacactgatcacagaaacactgatcacagaaacactgatcacagaaacagaaacactgatcacagaaacaccgatcacagaaacaccgatcacagaaacactgatcacagaaacactgatcacagaaacagaaacaccgatcacagaaacactgatcacagaaacagaaacaccgatcacagaaacaccgatcacagaaacaccgatcacagaaacaccgatcacagaaacagaaacaccgatcacagaaacaccgatcacagaaacactgatcacagaaacagaaacaccgatcacagaaacactgatcacagaaacagaaacaccgatcacagaaacaccgatcacagaaacaccgatcacagaaacacagatcacagaaacactgatcacagaaacaccgatcacagaaacaccgatcacagaaacaccgatcacagaaacactgatcacagaaacaccgatcacagaaacagaaacactgatcacagaaacaccgatcacagaaacaccgatcacagaaacactgatcacagaaacactgatcacagaaacagaaacaccgatcacagaaacactgatcacagaaacagaaacaccgatcacagaaacaccgatcacagaaacaccgatcacagaaacaccgatcacagaaacaccgatcacagaaacaccgatcacagaaacacagatcacagaaacacagatcacagaaacaccgatcacagaaacaccggtcacagaaacaccgatcacagaaacaccgatcacagaaacactgatcacagaaacactgatcacagaaacagaaacaccgatcacagaaacactgatcacagaaacagaaacaccgatcacagaaacaccgatcacagaaacaccgatcacagaaacaccgatcacagaaacaccgatcacagaaacagaaacaccgatcacagaaacaccgatcacagaaacacagatcacagaaacactgatcacagaaacaccgatcacagaaacacagatcacagaaacactgatcacagaaacacagatcacagaaacactgatcacagaaacacagatcacagaaacactgatcacagaaacactgatcacagaaacactgatcacagaaacaccgatcacagaaacaccgatcacagaaacagaaacaccgatcacagaaacaccgatcacagaaacacagatcacagaaacactgatcacagaaacaccgatcacagaaacaccgatcacagaaacactgatcacagaaacagaaacaccgatcacagaaacactgatcacagaaacagaaacaccgatcacagaaacaccgatcacagaaacaccgatcacagaaacaccgatcacagaaacactgatcacagaaacactgatcacagaaacagaaacaccgatcacagaaacactgatcacagaaacagaaacaccgatcacagaaacaccgatcacagaaacaccgatcacagaaacaccgatcacagaaacaccgatcacagaaacagaaacaccgatcacagaaacaccgatcacagaaacacagatcacagaaacacagatcacagaaacaccgatcacagaaacaccggtcacagaaacaccgatcacagaaacaccgatcacagaaacactgatcacagaaacactgatcacagaaacagaaacaccgatcacagaaacactgatcacagaaacagaaacaccgatcacagaaacaccgatcacagaaacaccgatcacagaaacaccgatcacagaaacagaaacaccgatcacagaaacaccgatcacagaaacacagatcacagaaacactgatcacagaaacaccgatcacagaaacagaaacaccgatcacagaaacacagatcacagaaacacagatcacagaaacactgatcacagaaacaccgatcacagaaacacagatcacagaaacactgatcacagaaacacagatcacagaaacactgatcacagaaacacagatcacagaaacactgatcacagaaacactgatcacagaaacactgatcacagaaacaccgatcacagaaacactgatcacagaaacactgatcacagaaacaccgatcacagaaacagaaacattgatcacagaaacactgatcacagaaacactgatcacagaaacaccgatcacagaaacagaaacactgGTGTGGTGAAGAGACGCACCTCTCTCTGTGCGTCCTGCAGCCGCCGTAGCTCCACAAACCACTCCTCATGCAGCCTGACGTCCTCCTCGGTCCGTCCAGGTAAATAAAGCTTGGCTTCTTGTCTGAACGAGGGCTTTCCGCTGTGCTTCGTCCACACTTTCAGGAAGCTGTGGTGGTCAAACTCGTCCCATCCGCCGTGTCTGCCTCCCGTCTGCTGGAGGAAGGTCTGGAGCGCCGTCAGCTCCGGAGGAAGGTTCCTCCAGTCGCTCTTCTCGTCTGAACGAGGACGACGCACGTCTGCTTTCACAGGCAGTGACCAGGAGTCAATCTTCTTCTCGAAGGCACAGATCTCCTGTGAGAAGGTCCTCTCTTCTTTCAGGAGCTCCTCGAAACTAAAGCAGACGCATCGTTTGAGAGGAAGGATCTACTCGAGACATCTCAGCAGAAACAGATCTCATACCTCTGATGTTGTGTGTCTTTGAAAACACTGATGGAGTTCTCAATATCAGTCATGGTCTCTTTTAGTTTCTCAATCACTGAAATTCAACAGAAAGCGATGCATGCGCAGCATTATAAACAGTAGTTTTGTGGTAAATGGTTGATGTTTTCAGTAGGTGTGCTCACCATCTGGAGACGCTTTGACATCCATCAGCTGCTCCTGGAACCTGAAGACACCGTTCCTGAGTTTCTGCAGCTGCTGCTGGACTTTCATCACTGAGAGGCAAAGCTGATATTAATATTCCATCAAAGTGCAGATGTGAATCACAAATCTAGCCCCAAACAGAAACATCAGAACTCAAATTATGCCACTCCCACACCTAAAACTGTTGTTTTACAGTCAGTCTAATGAATTACACACAGTTTTAACTTGGAACTCACTGTATGGGCAAGTCATAATCATAAATGAGGTAAATGAGCCCCTTCCATAAAAAAAGTGTCCTTATTTTGTCTCATCATATAGCAGTTTTATCACTGGTAGAATATAAAATGGGAAAATTTGTAAATACACGTATTTAGCTAAATTCAAATTTATGTAATAGGTCTTTTAACCCGAGGGAAGAAAACAACCAGCGTTAAAAGTAGCCCTAGTGCTGGTGGAAACGAACCTTTTTGAAGATTCGAATCAATTGAATCAGTTGCTTggcaaaatgattcactgtttcgaAGCAACTCGCTGCTGACGCCTGCTGGTCAAAACTGTGTAAGTGCCACAAAAAAACTGCTTCTACACACCCACTGCTAATGTTTTATTGAAAGTTActaaaatattaagttattaaaataatttaataaactacaattaaatatgaagtgtctgtataatatatgtacttttcttaaattgcagggcttgttttgtttgttctatGGATGGCTTTTCCTTTTAATTACACAAATATCTCATTAAAAAAGTCTACAGATTTAAGACACTGCACTGAAAACTGTGGAAGCGCGGTCtgccactgaattaaaaaaacattactctttaacaatttaataacttttttttctttcagaatagTAAGATATAAActtgtatattacatttttctcacaattgcgagtttatatctcccagttcttaatttttttctcagaaaaaagTGTTGCCAAGTCCTGGCGCAGAACaagggctactttaacactggcTCGTGTCCAAACCATGATGCCCGAGAATCTCATGACATAACGAAGCCTCGTTTAGTGAAATCACGTGACTTCAGCAGTTTGATTCGCGCTCCGAGTCACTGGTTCGAAACAAATGATTCAAAGCAGTGCTTCGAGAGCACCATCAGCACCAGCCCGAGGAACAACAGTCTGGGACTAGACAGATCAGCAGAAGCTCCACACATTACAGTGAAATATAAAGTTCGTCCTACTGTCTGCTCGGAGCTGCGCGTTCATGTGATCCCGGAGCTCTGTGAGCGCGCGCGGTCCCGCCGCTCTCTCCTCTTTAAACAGCCTGAAAGAGTGAATGAAGAGTCAGCTCTAATGAACCACAGACAGAGAAACGCTCTGAGAAACACAAGCACATGAACTCACAGCCTTCTGAGAGCTTCCGCTTCCCGCAGAAAATCCGCGACAGACATTCGGTCCTTCATTAAAATGATCGTTAATATTAATTAAGGCGTTGATCATAGGCGACCAGTCCGTCTTGAGGATCTGTTTGgactgttgccatggcaacgacGCCCCGCCTACAACTTCTGTCTTAAGATACTGACTTCCGTTTGGAATTCGcccatgttttaaaaacatttcaaatatatattttgccttatataatgttatatacgAAAATACGCCACATCTGAACATATTTGAACTTATTAAATCATTAGAGTTCTAGTTTTGATCTCTAATAAGCTTTTCCATCCATTTTTGCATTTAGCTTAAATGTACAGTAGGCTACTATAAGagtgtaaatgtattttcttgcccctaaaacacattttttaatttattcaaaaatacgttacatcacacacacaagtagggttgtgggttctagtctcgggccggacggaattgtgggtggggggagtgcatgtacagttctctctccaccttcaataccacgacttaggtgcccttgagcaaggcatcgaacccccaactgctccccgggtaccgcagcataaatgatgaacactgctccgggtgtgtgctcacagtgtgtgtgtgtgtgtgtgctcactgctctgtgtgtgtgcatttcggatgggttaaatgcagagcacaaattctgagtatgggtcaccatacttggctgaatgtcacttcacttcacttcacttcacttcacttcacttagtACAGGTGTTTTTGTCTGGACACACTGCGCATACGGTGACCcattaaaatgtaactataaaagataaaaataagtattaataatgattgcctgaaagcactgtaagtcactttggataaaagcgtctgctaaatgaatacattttattttaatttaaattttattattggattatttattttgcatttcaagaaaacaaattaaataatgaaaataatcagtgtgattatatttaaaaataaattgagtataaaataaaaaacatgttttatagtACACTTAAAAATACAATGCTAATATTAccttttttcttaaaattatttttcaaacctaaaatcatcaagcttttattttgggaAGTAAGTGTGAGTGAAGTGAATGGGATTTTCATTCTGCTCCGAAACCATCATTCTGCTCTGACAACAATATCAGTGCGctaattaacatatttatataaaggggcggactggccatctgtgtgatctggagaagatctggagaatcacagaacagCTGGTACTCCAGGACGGCCCACAACCCACCGCACACGCAGTCATCACCtcattcagactataagtcgcaccttagtacagtcacatcagtccaaaaatacgtcatgaggatgaaaaaaaacatataaatcgcactggattgtaagtcgcatttatttagaaccaagaaccaagagaaaacattaccgtgtacagccgcgagagggcgctctatgttttcagtggtagactacaggagcactgagcagcatagagagccctctcgcggctgtagacagtaatgttttctcttggttcatttctctcggttcatgtcaaattaactttgataaataagtcgcacctaactataaattgcaggaccagccaaattatattaaaaaaatttgacttatagtccgtaaaatacagtaagtatggaacatgagagggGAAAGAGTTACTCGCtagggatgatgttaggaagtgatattcaggttgctacatttttaatgattacagtagttaaaacagctaaacttcaacattttagctgtaaaatgccacatgcagtagctaatattaagaaatattttgtgcttttacttttaaaaatgttggtaacgtcATGTGCGCTGGCGTCCTCCCAcaagttaagagattttaaacaaacatctgcagttaaccaaatgaaacaatacacattttaatgctataaaagtgtgcacatcgagagaaataaacagcagatgttattgttaacaacttctttaacctgagcaaacgctgctaatacgtagacatttgttaataaagtcaataaaatgaaaacatgaatgttttaatgctattgaataaaaagaaacgatccactcgaaagtctctgctcatcatgacaggacctggatcagtgagctgcatctagggctgatgacatcacttccaGGTATGTTGTACACGCCCTTGTCCCTtaactccgcccccacgtcaaaacagtgccacgaattttcatttgcaaaactttattttcttttgcaaaacgtAAATTTTTTGAACTcgtttgaactcccaaactgactcaaatgattcgcgttccccaaactgactcaaatgattcgcgattccgctacgaactcccgaactgattcaaatgactcgcgattccaaactgactcaaatgattcgcgaacccgctatgaacttccgaaatgacgcaaatgattcacTAACCCGCtaccaactcccgaactgattcaaatgattcgcgatccccaaactgattcaaattattcgcgaacccgctccgaactcccgaactgattcaaatgattcgcgatccccaaactgactcaaatgattcgcgaacccattttgaactcccgaactgacgcaaatgattcgcgaacctgctttccacgtcgaaacatccacgaacagGGGCTGACTGGCCATCTTTGTGATCTGGAGAACGGCCTgtaaaagtgtgatttatagtccggaaaatacagtaagtatggagcatgagaggagaaagagttacttgctagggatgattttaggaagtgatattcaggttgctacatttttaatgattacagtagttaaaacagctaaacttcaacattttagctgtaaaatgccacatgcagaagctaatattaagaaatattttgtgcttttacttttaaaaatgttggtaacgttACAGTTAATGCTTATAAACTTTGAAGATTATGTAGATTATGTAtatacagaagttacatttgtaatggtgtattttcatttagatgtggtattattatttgtgcagtaagattaattattgcataaattaattaagattattaagtaataaattcattttaagacagcatggaatagattgtataatatgctgttataacagcatattatataatctattccatgctatcttggaataaaaccttattattattatttattttttatccatttcataatttgtttattcaggttgagctcagaccaagagcagagaaagacactcactccagctcaactttaaattacttttaagcgCTCCAAGTCAGATTTTTGTTGTCAAACCACCCTCAGAAGAAGACAAAATACCTGACAGCACAGAGAGTGTTTAAGCTGAGTGTTTAGATCAACAGTACACAAAGATGGCGCAGACAGACTGTTGTCTAGTTTCCGCAccgattgctttgggccgggtttagtcaaagtccagggccggGTATTTATTCCCAGTCCGTCCCTGTTTATATATGGTATTCTTTATTTTGTTGGCACATGCACACCTGAGCAGCTCTCCTGCGCACATCAGTGAGAGATGGACCGAGAATAGATGCTGGGATTGAGCAGTGTTCTCTGGGAGCTGATGATGTAACTCCATCAGCGGGATATTTGGGAGAGTAGATCCCCCTTGAGCTGGGAAGGGTTAATAGATTGTGTCCCCAGAGCTCGTGTATCGTGTCACACTGCAGAAGTGGCTTTTCGGTGTCTTTACACACTGatgcataaatacatttacacagcAATCGAACCTTTAAACCGTTGGGGTCTGCACAGCCTTAATTTATGTAGAATAGAATTTTGATTATCCTTAACTTAGCTGTGTGAAGATGCCTTTGAAGGTCTTGACGCTGATCTGAGTTCAGATGTTTGGCCAAATTCAGCATTACACCCGAACCAGCCCATATACAACACCCGCCAACCCCAATGAAGAACGAGGTCTCTGCAGTACAATCTACAGTCGACCGCACTTCTGTGGTCCTtcagagaggtcagaggtcaggctCACACGGGTCGAGACTGAAGAACAGTCCGTCCACGGTTTCGCTCATACCTCACAAAGCACTGATGAAGGCCTGGATGTAGGACATATTGTGAGCAGGACATTATTCAAGGTTATTTAAAGACACGCAGAAGTAGGCTAAGTGTCACATGTCGAGTCCCGAAAGAAAAGGGTGTGAAAACAAGCAGAGCGGTTTCACTGAGAGCACTCTGGTGATAAAAGATATAATAGTTAAGATAAGATGTGTGATTTAGATGTGGATTCAGTGTTTCCAGATTTACAGAACCCCTATATCAAGTAAAGAACAGGATTTATGTCACGAGGGTCAGTGTTAGCAAGCATTGTTGACATTCATCACGTGATTTAAACACTACACAAACATCAATAATGCTTTGTGATGTTTCCACGGACTTCCACTACTGTACTGTGATGTGTTTTCAATCTAAGACATCGTCAAACTAGAGAATACCCATGTAGTGCAGACATGGTTTCATCGGCTGGATGTGAACATCAGGAAGATCTGAACACTGTGGAGCAAGTTATTGACTGATTAAAGATGATTAATAATAACATATCAGAATAAATACACAGACAGATGAGTCACTTACAGTAACAGAGTAAGAAAATAAATGAGGTTCATTTATTCTGACTTTAAGGAGACTTTAAAGTGTTGTGTTCAGAAAATGAAAGATT
This genomic window from Carassius auratus strain Wakin chromosome 33, ASM336829v1, whole genome shotgun sequence contains:
- the LOC113052678 gene encoding coiled-coil domain-containing protein 112, whose product is MKDRMSVADFLREAEALRRLLFKEERAAGPRALTELRDHMNAQLRADMMKVQQQLQKLRNGVFRFQEQLMDVKASPDVIEKLKETMTDIENSISVFKDTQHQSFEELLKEERTFSQEICAFEKKIDSWSLPVKADVRRPRSDEKSDWRNLPPELTALQTFLQQTGGRHGGWDEFDHHSFLKVWTKHSGKPSFRQEAKLYLPGRTEEDVRLHEEWFVELRRLQDAQREAIRKWRASKRRERELQRDRDEEPQEDEARCLLKQKQEEERREASERLEAWRRRRTQQREEEREQRLRDQILQRRRDTEERRRQLEVKLLVEAHAQQKKEQEELRLLEEEAQEQAERQERQRQAAEGIRRFQERDSRRLEEKLQEKQSKEEEESERQRTLDKLKEKVEVSRDPSRLWKFTKVWEERTKEIGPSGTGPVFQIFHRAVPSWRQDS